A window of Cytobacillus sp. FSL H8-0458 genomic DNA:
ACATTAAAAGCGATTGCAATCCCGGGTTATCAGGTTCCTTTTGCATCAAGGGAAATGCCGATTGGAAGGGGCTGGGGGACAGGCGGCCTGCAGCTGACACTCTCACTGATTGGAAGAGAGGATGTATTGAAGGTTATAGATCAGGGCTCAGATGAATCTGTCAATGCAGTCAGCATCAAAAAGCTTGTAAAGGATACAACTGGTGTCCAAATAACGGACCACACCTCCCAGGCAACCATCATCCAATCACGTCACAGAATTCCTGAGGTGCCGCTTAGGACGGACCAAATCCTTGTTTTGCAGGTGCCGCTTCCTGAACCGCTCCGTTATTTTGAACCGAGTGAACATGAGACGAAAAAGCTGCATGCGGAAAAGGAATACAGCGGTGCCTGGCTCATGCTTTTTGAACAGATTATGAAATATGGAAGCATGACAACAGGTGCAGATCATCCGGTCATGGTTCACGGCCGTTATGTAATGGCACCAAGTCCGATCCCGCGCTTTGATAACCCGAAAATGGATGAAAATGAAGCACTTATATTATTGGGAGCAGGCCGCGAAAAGAAGATATATGCAGTCCCGCCATTTACGAAAATCGTTTCCCTTGATTTTGAAGATTATCCGTTTGAAGGGGAAAATTTTGATGGGAAATGTTGCAGGCTGTGCGGATCTGAGGGAGTATTTCTTGACGAACTGATCGATGAGGCAACAGGAGAAACGTATTATCAATGCAATGATACAAGCTATTGCTGT
This region includes:
- a CDS encoding alpha-D-ribose 1-methylphosphonate 5-phosphate C-P-lyase PhnJ; protein product: MNNAYNFAFFDEGSKREIRRATLKAIAIPGYQVPFASREMPIGRGWGTGGLQLTLSLIGREDVLKVIDQGSDESVNAVSIKKLVKDTTGVQITDHTSQATIIQSRHRIPEVPLRTDQILVLQVPLPEPLRYFEPSEHETKKLHAEKEYSGAWLMLFEQIMKYGSMTTGADHPVMVHGRYVMAPSPIPRFDNPKMDENEALILLGAGREKKIYAVPPFTKIVSLDFEDYPFEGENFDGKCCRLCGSEGVFLDELIDEATGETYYQCNDTSYCCEIVNEVEKAGVN